The genomic segment GGCATGTTGGCACAACCCGCAAGGTCGGCTCCCATCCGAACCCGGAAGCACTGCCGATTGGTCCTTCAGGTGTTACCGCCGAGGGCGAGGTTGTTAATGAGCCTTTGACCGAAGCCGAAATTAAAGGCCTTGTTGCAGCTTACGCGCAAGCTGCTGCTGATGCAAAACGGATTGGCTTTGACGGCATTGAGCTTCATGGCGCACATGGCTATTTGATCGACCAATTTTTCTGGGAGAAAACGAATAAACGGACGGATCGTTATGGTGGCGACATGCTGTCCAGAACACGGTTTGCGGTCGAGATTATTGAAGCTTGCCGCCAAGCTGTAGGTCCTGATTTCCCGATTATTATCCGCCTGTCGCAATGGAAATCGTCCGAGTACACAGCGAAGCTTGCGAGCACTCCTGAGGAATTGGGACAGTTTCTTGCTCCGCTTGTTGAAGCTGGCGTAGATATTTTCCACTGCTCAACCCGCCGCTTCTGGGAGCCGGAATTTGCAGGCTCGGACCTAAACTTTGCAGGCTGGACGAAAAAGCTTACCGGCAAACCAACGAT from the Paenibacillus sp. BIHB 4019 genome contains:
- a CDS encoding NADH:flavin oxidoreductase; this encodes MSSIQSLFKPFTAGPLTLPNRIVMAPMTRGFSPNGVPGEDVVAYYRRRAENGVGLIVTEGTLINHPAATDNPNIPNFHGEAALNGWAKVVEAVHQAGGKIVPQIWHVGTTRKVGSHPNPEALPIGPSGVTAEGEVVNEPLTEAEIKGLVAAYAQAAADAKRIGFDGIELHGAHGYLIDQFFWEKTNKRTDRYGGDMLSRTRFAVEIIEACRQAVGPDFPIIIRLSQWKSSEYTAKLASTPEELGQFLAPLVEAGVDIFHCSTRRFWEPEFAGSDLNFAGWTKKLTGKPTITVGSVGLDGDFMSLFTEGKGAENANVDDLASRLDAGEFDLVAVGRALLVDPAWSDKVRDGRQDELIPFTPAALQTLH